The following coding sequences are from one Triticum dicoccoides isolate Atlit2015 ecotype Zavitan chromosome 4A, WEW_v2.0, whole genome shotgun sequence window:
- the LOC119287965 gene encoding receptor-like protein EIX2: MHHTAVLLLLTIINATSFFTGDAPQPPSFHGGSCIAAERTALLSFKEGITSDPAGLLASWRGQDCCRWRGVNCSNQTGHIIGLRLRTPSPNVFKDPCDGNSLLGEVSHSLLSLEHLEHLDLSMNCLFGPNGSFPEFLGQMRNLRYLNLTGLTMFTGRVPPQLGNLSKMQYLSIGQAGSRSQMYSDDITWLTNLRLLQHVSIGGINLSGIHDWPHMLNMIPSLRVISLSGCSLQSTNQSLPYLNLTRLEKLDLSWNTFDHSIATSWFWKATSLKYLNLQANRLSGQFPDALGNMTSLQVLDVSTNWNKYLMMTGNLKNLCSLNILDFSNNEINGDIAVMMGGLPECAWESLQELDFSYNSFTGTLPNLIGTFSSLRRLELSNNNLTGSVPPGIGNLTCLTALDLSNNRFSGSVPSEIGSLINLSSLDLSNNNFSGIVPSEIGALSDLTSLVLSKNNFSGVITETHFAGLKGLKNIDLSSNSLKIEVDSDWLPPFRLESALFSSCRMGPLFPAWLQWQQEITKLDISSTALVDKIPDWFWSTFSRVTYLDMSDNQISGNLPAHLDDMAFEELYLSSNRLTGPIPPFPGNITVFDISNNSFSGTLPSNLEAVELQTLLMYSNQIGGSIPESMCKLQMLGDLDLSSNLLEGGIPQCFENISISYLLLSNNSLSDTFPTFLHNGKSLEFLDLAWNKFYGRIPTWIGELRRLRFVRLSHNTFSGTIPVEITALSYLQYLDLSGNNISGVIPLHLSNLTGMTRKGFMPISGTDIGPSDLGSVTVTGQFGALLSIITKGQELRYGGTLAYFVSIDLSGNSLSGEIPMDITSLDALINLNLSSNHLSGNIPSKIGDLRSLESLDLSQNKLSGEIPSSLSSLTSLSYLNMSYNSLSGRVPSGHQLDTLSADNPALMYIGNNGLCGPPLQKNCSGNGTVFHGHLGSSNREFEPLTFYFGLVLGLVAGLWSVFCTFLFKKTWRIAYFQLFDELFDRIYVYVVVKWASFTRKTDEE, from the coding sequence ATGCATCACAcagccgtcctcctcctcctgacCATCATAAACGCCACTTCGTTCTTCACGGGTGATGCGCCACAACCCCCAAGCTTCCACGGTGGCAGTTGCATCGCCGCCGAGAGGACTGCCTTGCTCTCTTTCAAAGAGGGCATCACAAGCGACCCCGCCGGCCTCCTCGCCtcgtggcgcggccaggactgctgCCGGTGGAGAGGCGTCAACTGCAGCAACCAGACCGGTCACATCATCGGGCTTCGCCTCCGCACTCCAAGCCCGAACGTGTTCAAGGATCCATGTGACGGTAACAGTCTGCTCGGTGAAGTAAGCCACTCTTTGCTTTCCTTGGAGCATCTAGAGCACCTGGACCTCAGCATGAACTGCTTGTTTGGGCCAAACGGCAGCTTTCCAGAGTTCCTGGGCCAGATGAGGAACCTGAGATACCTCAACCTCACCGGCTTAACGATGTTTACCGGTAGGGTGCCTCCACAGCTTGGTAACCTGTCCAAGATGCAGTATCTGTCCATCGGCCAGGCTGGTAGTCGCTCTCAGATGTACTCTGATGACATCACCTGGTTAACAAACCTTCGTTTGCTACAGCACGTTAGCATCGGAGGGATAAATCTCTCGGGGATACATGACTGGCCTCATATGCTGAACATGATCCCGTCTCTAAGGGTTATCAGTCTTAGTGGTTGTTCGCTTCAGAGCACAAATCAATCGCTTCCGTACCTCAATCTCACAAGACTTGAAAAGCTTGATCTTTCCTGGAACACTTTTGACCACTCAATTGCAACTAGTTGGTTTTGGAAAGCCACAAGCCTCAAGTACCTCAATCTTCAGGCCAACAGATTATCCGGCCAATTTCCCGACGCACTAGGAAACATGACATCCCTTCAAGTCCTTGACGTGTCAACAAATTGGAACAAGTACTTGATGATGACAGGAAACCTGAAGAATCTTTGCAGTCTGAACATTCTAGACTTCAGCAATAATGAAATAAATGGAGATATAGCAGTCATGATGGGGGGTTTGCCAGAATGCGCATGGGAATCTTTGCAAGAGCTAGATTTCAGCTACAACAGTTTCACGGGAACATTGCCAAATTTGATAGGTACATTCAGCAGCTTGAGGAGACTTGAACTCTCCAATAACAACCTCACGGGGAGTGTACCACCAGGCATTGGGAATTTGACATGTTTAACTGCCCTTGACCTTTCGAACAACCGCTTCAGTGGAAGTGTACCCTCTGAAATTGGTTCCCTGATCAATCTATCTTCTTTGGATCTAAGCAACAACAACTTCAGTGGTATTGTGCCTTCTGAAATTGGTGCCCTTAGTGATCTGACTTCTTTGGTCCTAAGCAAGAACAACTTTAGTGGTGTGATCACGGAAACACATTTTGCAGGTCTAAAAGGTTTAAAGAACATAGACCTGTCTTCCAATAGTTTGAAGATTGAAGTAGATTCCGATTGGCTTCCTCCCTTCAGGCTGGAGTCTGCGCTGTTTTCATCTTGCCGAATGGGTCCTCTGTTTCCTGCCTGGCTTCAGTGGCAACAAGAAATTACTAAACTTGACATTTCCAGCACAGCTCTAGTGGACAAGATTCCTGATTGGTTTTGGTCTACATTTTCACGAGTCACATACCTCGACATGTCTGACAACCAAATTAGTGGAAACTTGCCAGCACATCTAGATGACATGGCGTTTGAAGAACTCTACCTCAGTTCAAACCGGCTTACAGGGCCAATACCACCGTTCCCAGGAAATATCACCGTGTTCGACATCTCCAACAATTCCTTTTCAGGAACACTGCCATCAAATCTTGAAGCTGTGGAACTGCAAACATTGCTCATGTATTCAAATCAAATTGGTGGTAGCATTCCAGAATCTATGTGTAAACTACAAATGCTGGGAGATCTAGATTTATCAAGCAATCTTTTGGAGGGTGGAATTCCTCAGTGCTTTGAGAACATATCCATATCATACCTACTATTAAGCAACAATAGTTTATCAGATACATTCCCAACATTTCTGCACAATGGAAAGAGTCTCGAGTTTCTTGATCTTGCATGGAATAAGTTCTATGGAAGGATACCAACATGGATAGGAGAGCTCAGAAGATTACGGTTTGTGCGACTAAGTCACAACACGTTTTCTGGGACTATTCCAGTTGAAATAACGGCTCTCAGTTATCTTCAATATTTGGATCTATCAGGAAATAACATATCCGGTGTTATACCTTTGCATCTGTCAAACCTAACAGGTATGACCCGGAAGGGCTTCATGCCTATATCTGGTACAGATATTGGTCCATCTGATTTGGGTTCAGTAACTGTAACAGGTCAATTTGGAGCGCTCTTGTCAATAATCACAAAAGGGCAAGAGCTTAGATATGGTGGCACCCTGGCATATTTTGTGAGCATTGATTTATCAGGCAACTCCTTGAGTGGTGAAATTCCCATGGATATCACTTCCCTTGATGCATTGATAAATCTCAATTTGTCATCAAACCACCTGAGTGGAAACATTCCTAGCAAGATTGGCGACCTACGGTCATTAGAGTCTCTTGACCTCTCTCAGAACAAGCTTTCCGGTGAAATCCCATCAAGCTTGTCAAGTTTGACATCTCTTAGCTATTTGAACATGTCTTATAATAGTTTGTCTGGAAGGGTACCATCAGGCCACCAACTTGACACCCTTAGTGCCGACAACCCAGCACTTATGTACATTGGAAACAACGGACTTTGTGGGCCTCCTCTTCAGAAGAATTGTTCAGGAAATGGTACGGTTTTTCATGGTCATCTTGGAAGCAGCAATCGGGAATTTGAGCCACTGACCTTCTATTTTGGTCTTGTGCTGGGACTTGTAGCGGGGCTCTGGAGTGTGTTTTGCACGTTCCTGTTCAAGAAGACATGGAGGATTGCTTATTTTCAACTCTTTGATGAGCTGTTTGACAGAATCTATGTATATGTGGTTGTGAAGTGGGCAAGCTTCACAAGGAAGACAGATGAAGAATAA